One stretch of Bremerella cremea DNA includes these proteins:
- a CDS encoding sigma-54-dependent transcriptional regulator, translating to MIKLLVVDDEQLILDCFLFGFTQPDYQIIVAKTAQEALALFPDERPDVVLLDVRLPDMSGLDLFEKLNAADSRTPIILMTGHGTAATAIEAMRSGAYDYILKPLDVDQLAVLIDSAAETSRMMRTPARLASDGPIEMDTDLLVGQCDAMQEVYRSIGRVARQNVTALILGESGTGKEVVARAIYHYSKRSQQRFLAINCAAIPEQLLESELFGHEKGAFTGADHRKIGKFELASNGTLFLDEIGDMTPLMQTKILRVLQDQTFERVGGDETIRTNARIIAATNRDLQEAIREGSFRSDLYYRLNVYTIHLPPLRERIEDIPLLVDHFLKKYGTQLDRPMTAVAPETMEVLSRYSWPGNVRELQSAIQHALLEATGPVLVPAFLPASIREAPGNEDDQSEEVLEHAPQESDGNARLARKLLQADSYNILAEVVNRAEREAIVEVLQETECNLTTAARRLGISRTTLRTKLRTLKISLEHTAEAQEPG from the coding sequence ATGATCAAGCTTCTGGTCGTCGACGACGAACAACTTATCCTTGATTGTTTTCTGTTCGGATTTACCCAGCCGGACTACCAGATTATCGTCGCCAAAACCGCCCAAGAGGCGCTCGCGCTCTTCCCTGATGAACGGCCCGATGTCGTGCTATTGGATGTCCGCTTGCCAGATATGTCGGGGCTCGATTTATTCGAGAAGCTGAACGCCGCCGATAGTCGGACCCCCATCATCTTGATGACCGGGCACGGCACCGCCGCAACCGCGATTGAGGCGATGCGTTCCGGAGCATACGACTACATTTTAAAGCCCCTCGATGTCGACCAATTGGCGGTGCTGATTGACTCGGCTGCCGAGACCAGCCGCATGATGCGTACCCCGGCGCGGCTGGCCAGCGATGGTCCGATCGAGATGGATACCGACTTGCTGGTGGGCCAATGCGATGCCATGCAAGAGGTTTATCGCTCGATTGGGCGTGTCGCTCGACAAAATGTGACGGCCCTAATTTTGGGAGAAAGTGGTACCGGCAAAGAAGTCGTAGCGCGGGCCATTTACCATTACAGCAAACGTTCGCAGCAACGTTTCCTGGCAATCAACTGCGCCGCAATTCCTGAGCAACTGCTCGAAAGCGAACTGTTCGGGCACGAAAAGGGAGCGTTCACCGGGGCCGATCATCGCAAGATTGGTAAGTTCGAGCTGGCCAGCAACGGCACGCTCTTTCTCGACGAAATCGGCGACATGACGCCTCTGATGCAGACGAAGATCTTGCGTGTGCTGCAAGATCAAACGTTTGAGCGGGTCGGTGGCGATGAAACCATCCGCACCAATGCTCGCATCATCGCGGCGACCAATCGCGACCTGCAAGAGGCGATCCGCGAGGGAAGTTTTCGGAGCGACCTTTACTATCGATTAAACGTCTACACGATTCACCTGCCTCCGCTGCGCGAGCGGATTGAAGATATCCCGCTGCTGGTCGATCACTTTCTGAAGAAATACGGCACCCAGCTCGATCGACCGATGACGGCAGTTGCGCCCGAGACGATGGAGGTGTTGTCCCGTTATTCTTGGCCCGGCAATGTGCGCGAGTTGCAAAGTGCGATTCAGCACGCGCTGCTAGAAGCGACCGGCCCTGTATTGGTTCCGGCGTTTCTCCCCGCTTCCATTCGCGAGGCACCAGGCAACGAGGACGACCAGAGCGAAGAAGTACTCGAACACGCCCCGCAGGAAAGTGACGGGAATGCTCGCTTAGCTCGCAAACTTTTACAGGCCGACTCTTACAACATTTTGGCCGAGGTCGTAAACCGCGCCGAACGCGAAGCTATCGTCGAAGTGTTGCAAGAAACAGAATGCAACCTGACAACGGCTGCCCGGCGACTCGGTATTAGCCGCACGACTTTAAGAACCAAACTGCGAACGCTCAAGATCTCGCTGGAACACACCGCCGAGGCTCAAGAGCCAGGCTAG
- a CDS encoding PAS domain S-box protein, giving the protein MNVFNSTTWLNVAMFVALGVVLFMGATTYINTIEVERAADFIVDAYAIREATRDVVKSANEMETGQRGFLLTGDETFLEPYHAAEDRADAEIEHLRYLVEDLPEQRTRVEKLHTLLADLETELKGAIELNRKNASLEKSHQHEKEIMDDIREEVRAVLDFEAAAITWRERESRARLVNSQSFLLLGNGVAVVLLLTSMLVARSHRLSRDRAETQLRIDQAELASVIDSARDGIIAVNHDLTIRLINPSAAKSMGTTSEEAQGRSFLDWVPPNQRAIVATGMQEFLNHNDSAQAVQGGSCVRSDGTEFPYQGTLAKSSAGGDNFMTLIFRDLSETRAREEKIREQREILNQVRDTIIVCDMQDVITFWSAGAETSYGIPQEDAIGRKFDEVMTIRHAEENDVWKIGRQELLERGVFTTQIAERNRQGQQVQVEHRRSLIRDEGGAPFAQLIIQFDVTDRVAEEERLRRSQRLQSIGTLAGGIAHDLNNVLTPIMMSARLIKRSKDNVDRLAETIDAAAQRGSQMIQKLLAFAGGQHPERKQVSIHDIIQEAAGILEHTLPKSIEVQVALNDDLALVSGDATELSQVLMNLAINSRDAMPDGGRLTLAADNFPVRSETISGDQSLSPGDYVRVMVTDTGSGIPPVILDRIFDPFFTTKEQGRGTGLGLATTLGIVRSHGGDIQVFSREGEGTTFQIFLPVAVSPTIPVEIPTDVDVPEGHGESILMVDDEALMLQTAEIILTNANYVVTTAPSGTDAIELCRAAQQPFDLVVVDMMMPGINGQETAKGIRAIFPKIPVIASSGLWRPENVPREELEMDQFLPKPYTDEQLLRIVRETLDRIKPI; this is encoded by the coding sequence ATGAATGTCTTTAACTCGACAACTTGGCTTAATGTGGCCATGTTTGTCGCCCTCGGAGTGGTGCTCTTCATGGGGGCGACCACCTACATCAATACCATCGAAGTCGAACGTGCCGCTGATTTCATCGTCGACGCCTATGCCATCCGCGAGGCAACCCGCGACGTGGTGAAGTCGGCCAACGAGATGGAAACTGGCCAACGCGGATTCTTATTGACCGGTGACGAAACCTTTCTCGAACCGTACCACGCCGCCGAAGATCGTGCCGATGCCGAAATCGAACACCTGAGGTACCTGGTAGAAGATCTTCCCGAGCAGCGAACCCGAGTTGAAAAGCTGCATACCCTGCTCGCCGATCTTGAAACGGAATTGAAAGGGGCAATCGAACTCAACCGCAAAAACGCTTCGCTGGAAAAGTCGCATCAGCATGAAAAAGAAATCATGGACGATATCCGTGAAGAAGTTCGTGCCGTTCTCGATTTCGAGGCGGCAGCAATCACCTGGCGGGAAAGGGAATCTCGGGCGCGGTTGGTGAACTCACAGAGTTTCCTTCTGCTGGGCAACGGCGTGGCTGTGGTGCTGCTGCTGACTAGTATGTTGGTTGCCAGGTCGCATCGTTTAAGCCGCGATCGAGCAGAAACGCAATTGCGAATCGATCAAGCGGAACTGGCCAGCGTGATCGATTCGGCCCGCGACGGCATCATTGCCGTCAATCATGACTTGACGATTCGCTTGATCAATCCTTCCGCCGCGAAAAGCATGGGGACCACTTCCGAGGAAGCGCAAGGACGCTCGTTTCTCGACTGGGTGCCTCCCAATCAAAGAGCGATTGTGGCAACCGGCATGCAAGAGTTCCTAAATCACAACGATTCCGCCCAGGCCGTCCAAGGGGGAAGTTGTGTTCGCAGCGATGGGACCGAGTTCCCCTATCAAGGGACCTTGGCCAAATCCTCGGCAGGGGGCGACAACTTCATGACGCTCATCTTCCGCGATCTCAGCGAGACCCGCGCGCGCGAAGAGAAAATCCGTGAGCAGCGCGAGATCCTTAATCAGGTTCGCGATACGATCATCGTGTGCGACATGCAAGATGTCATCACTTTCTGGAGCGCTGGGGCGGAGACTTCGTACGGGATTCCGCAAGAAGACGCGATCGGGCGAAAGTTCGACGAGGTGATGACCATTCGCCACGCCGAAGAGAACGATGTCTGGAAGATTGGACGTCAGGAACTTTTAGAGCGAGGTGTCTTCACCACCCAAATCGCCGAACGCAACCGCCAAGGGCAACAAGTCCAAGTCGAACATCGCCGCTCGCTCATTCGGGACGAAGGTGGTGCGCCCTTCGCCCAGTTGATTATCCAGTTCGACGTCACCGATCGCGTAGCCGAAGAAGAACGCCTGCGCCGCAGCCAACGCTTGCAAAGCATCGGGACCTTGGCCGGAGGCATTGCCCACGATTTAAACAACGTGCTGACCCCCATTATGATGTCGGCACGGCTGATTAAGCGGAGCAAAGATAATGTGGATCGCCTGGCCGAAACAATCGACGCCGCAGCCCAGCGCGGCAGTCAGATGATTCAAAAGCTGTTGGCATTTGCTGGCGGTCAGCACCCAGAACGCAAGCAGGTCAGCATTCACGATATCATTCAAGAAGCGGCAGGCATCTTAGAGCATACCTTGCCGAAATCGATTGAAGTTCAAGTCGCTTTAAACGACGACCTGGCCCTGGTAAGTGGCGATGCCACCGAACTTTCGCAGGTGCTGATGAACCTGGCGATTAACTCGCGCGATGCCATGCCCGATGGTGGGCGTTTAACGTTGGCTGCCGATAATTTTCCCGTTCGCAGCGAAACGATCTCTGGCGATCAAAGCCTTTCTCCGGGAGACTACGTCCGCGTGATGGTTACGGACACCGGCAGTGGGATTCCGCCGGTGATTCTCGATCGTATCTTCGACCCGTTTTTCACCACCAAAGAACAAGGCCGAGGAACAGGGCTTGGCTTGGCAACCACGTTGGGAATTGTCCGCAGCCACGGAGGAGACATTCAAGTCTTCAGCCGGGAAGGGGAGGGAACTACATTTCAGATCTTCCTGCCGGTCGCCGTCTCGCCGACCATTCCTGTCGAGATACCGACCGATGTGGACGTGCCGGAAGGGCATGGCGAATCGATCTTGATGGTCGACGACGAAGCGCTAATGTTGCAAACGGCGGAGATCATCCTGACCAACGCAAACTACGTGGTGACAACCGCCCCAAGCGGAACCGACGCGATCGAGCTTTGCCGCGCTGCCCAGCAGCCATTCGACTTGGTGGTGGTCGACATGATGATGCCTGGTATCAATGGACAAGAAACGGCCAAAGGGATTCGGGCGATCTTCCCTAAAATTCCCGTGATCGCCAGCAGTGGTCTGTGGCGACCAGAAAACGTCCCCCGCGAGGAACTGGAAATGGACCAGTTTCTCCCCAAACCGTATACCGACGAGCAACTACTACGCATCGTCCGAGAAACACTCGACCGAATTAAGCCCATCTAG
- a CDS encoding AraC family transcriptional regulator: MEHLFDPRRGDHAIRLSDLRTSGNAWEPSRTNYFTIYFIQSGSGRFWADTACFDFGPDSTLFFVPYQHIRLTADSPVQGKIIQFHANFLCVETFHAEVGCSGILFNDPYGIPLVQLDEETKVKAVRLIEELSTEHAEQELAFSEVMLAHLKVLLVLATRLKASTTEICVPATHDPKHPVLIELRELIEENYCTLHAPAEYAKLLHVTPKSLGRIVRENLGTTLTELIRARILTHAKWQLLHTLRPVKEIAREVGYTDELYFSRLFKKATGCSPKFFREFETEIRGGSNLSMPSSPSSILDAGGSVDTSSSTKKKSKPTEI; encoded by the coding sequence ATGGAACACTTGTTCGATCCTCGCCGTGGTGACCACGCGATCCGTCTTAGCGATTTGCGTACAAGCGGCAATGCGTGGGAACCATCTCGGACGAATTACTTCACCATCTATTTCATCCAATCCGGATCGGGGAGGTTCTGGGCAGATACGGCGTGTTTTGACTTTGGTCCTGATTCCACTTTATTTTTCGTGCCCTATCAGCACATTCGGCTTACTGCGGATTCGCCTGTTCAAGGAAAGATCATTCAGTTTCACGCTAACTTTCTGTGCGTTGAAACATTCCATGCGGAAGTTGGCTGCAGTGGTATCTTGTTCAATGATCCCTATGGGATTCCGCTGGTTCAACTGGATGAAGAAACCAAGGTCAAAGCCGTGCGTCTGATCGAGGAGCTTAGCACCGAACATGCCGAGCAAGAACTTGCGTTCAGTGAAGTGATGCTGGCCCACCTTAAAGTGTTGCTGGTTCTTGCAACGCGTCTTAAAGCTTCCACCACAGAAATTTGCGTTCCGGCCACGCACGATCCCAAACACCCGGTTCTAATCGAACTTCGGGAGTTAATCGAGGAAAACTACTGCACGCTGCATGCGCCTGCCGAGTACGCCAAGCTGCTTCATGTGACGCCAAAATCGCTAGGCAGAATTGTCCGCGAGAACCTTGGCACCACCCTTACTGAACTGATTCGGGCTCGTATCTTGACGCATGCCAAATGGCAATTACTGCATACACTGCGGCCCGTCAAAGAGATCGCGCGCGAAGTAGGTTATACCGACGAGCTTTATTTTAGCCGTCTGTTCAAGAAGGCGACTGGCTGTTCTCCCAAGTTCTTTCGCGAATTCGAGACCGAAATTCGCGGAGGGAGCAATTTGTCCATGCCTTCGTCCCCTTCATCCATTCTCGACGCAGGCGGTTCGGTCGATACTAGCTCTTCTACGAAAAAGAAATCGAAACCGACCGAGATCTGA
- a CDS encoding methyl-accepting chemotaxis protein yields MSWFNRMSVGKKLFCSFSFLLVLMLVMGSVAIWKMASLNENADQIAKSWLPGVIAASEINRDLNNYRAWEYTHLTSEDPKEMAEAEKMLADLKANMEEKLQAAKAATSGAKETELLESMGQAMAGYFAETDKWMPLSKANKNDEAEEVLKTSSRELSETFRDLARKEVTLNAEGADKEVEQAISAYQTGRNVTLIILGINVVLGIGIATWISRWFTRAIVEVDDISASVASASQQLAAASEQLSSGAQQSASSLEETASSLEEITATVRQNADNADQANQLANNSRETAEKGGAVVANAVTAMGEINQASRKIADIITTIDEIAFQTNLLALNAAVEAARAGEQGRGFAVVAGEVRNLAQRSASAAREIKTLIEDSVDKVEVGSNLVNKSGETLEEIVTSVKRVTDIVAEIAAASREQTSGIEQINKAVAQMDQVTQSNASQTEEMSGTAVSLSEQAEQLKVVVSQFNLNRETINQAPKSKPRNLPSHEPSYTSRSNGTAKKQYGVVKSAVPRREEMDLVGAGMGHDGFEEF; encoded by the coding sequence ATGTCTTGGTTTAATCGTATGAGTGTTGGAAAAAAGCTCTTCTGTTCCTTCTCTTTCCTGTTGGTGTTGATGCTCGTCATGGGAAGCGTTGCAATCTGGAAGATGGCATCTCTCAATGAGAATGCTGACCAAATTGCGAAAAGCTGGCTGCCAGGCGTGATTGCCGCATCGGAAATCAATCGCGACTTGAATAACTATCGTGCGTGGGAATATACCCACCTCACTTCCGAAGATCCCAAAGAGATGGCGGAAGCAGAAAAGATGTTAGCCGACTTAAAGGCCAACATGGAAGAGAAACTGCAAGCGGCAAAAGCAGCAACGTCGGGCGCAAAAGAGACCGAATTGCTAGAATCAATGGGCCAAGCGATGGCCGGGTATTTTGCGGAAACCGATAAATGGATGCCCCTTTCCAAAGCGAACAAGAACGATGAAGCGGAAGAAGTGCTCAAAACGAGCTCTCGAGAGTTATCGGAGACCTTCCGTGACCTCGCCCGCAAAGAAGTGACCCTCAATGCGGAAGGGGCCGACAAAGAAGTTGAACAGGCCATCTCTGCCTATCAAACCGGTCGTAATGTCACCTTGATTATTCTCGGCATCAACGTGGTGCTGGGAATTGGTATTGCCACTTGGATCAGCCGCTGGTTTACCCGAGCCATTGTCGAAGTCGATGATATTTCGGCGTCGGTCGCTTCCGCATCGCAGCAGTTGGCTGCCGCTTCCGAACAACTTAGCTCGGGTGCACAGCAGTCTGCTTCCAGCTTGGAAGAAACCGCTTCGAGTCTTGAAGAAATCACCGCAACCGTGCGACAAAATGCCGACAACGCCGATCAGGCAAACCAGTTGGCCAATAATTCGCGTGAGACGGCTGAAAAAGGTGGGGCTGTGGTTGCCAATGCGGTTACCGCTATGGGTGAAATCAACCAAGCTTCGCGCAAGATTGCTGACATCATTACCACAATCGATGAGATCGCCTTCCAAACGAACTTGCTGGCCCTCAACGCTGCGGTCGAAGCCGCTCGAGCGGGTGAGCAAGGTCGAGGCTTTGCGGTGGTGGCTGGCGAAGTCCGCAACCTGGCACAACGCAGTGCCTCGGCTGCTCGTGAGATTAAAACGTTGATCGAAGATTCGGTCGACAAAGTTGAAGTCGGATCGAATCTGGTCAACAAGTCAGGCGAAACGCTCGAAGAAATCGTTACGAGCGTCAAGCGCGTGACCGACATCGTGGCAGAAATTGCTGCCGCTTCTCGCGAGCAAACGTCTGGTATCGAACAGATCAACAAGGCAGTTGCTCAAATGGACCAGGTCACGCAGTCGAATGCTTCTCAAACGGAAGAGATGAGCGGAACCGCTGTCTCTCTCTCGGAGCAAGCCGAGCAATTGAAGGTTGTCGTTTCTCAGTTCAACTTGAATCGAGAAACCATCAACCAGGCACCTAAGTCGAAGCCTCGCAACTTGCCATCCCACGAACCGTCTTACACAAGCCGGTCGAATGGTACGGCTAAGAAGCAATACGGTGTCGTGAAGTCGGCAGTTCCTCGCCGAGAAGAAATGGATCTCGTCGGTGCCGGAATGGGCCACGATGGATTTGAAGAGTTTTAA
- a CDS encoding chemotaxis protein CheD, with product MNHFMLPQAKRASTSAAYGIHAMELLINNIMSLGGDRRRFRAKVFGGGNVLDLRAEGFQVGTRNVAFVHQFLADEGIELVAERVGGNQGVKICFFTATGKVLLKPVANRQMNDMIRQEVQSLREPKQTAAQAAGAVTLFD from the coding sequence ATGAATCACTTTATGCTCCCTCAGGCGAAACGTGCGTCGACAAGCGCCGCATACGGTATTCATGCGATGGAGTTATTGATCAACAACATCATGTCGCTCGGTGGTGATCGGCGTCGATTTCGCGCGAAGGTATTCGGCGGCGGAAACGTTCTCGATTTGCGTGCCGAAGGGTTCCAAGTCGGAACACGGAACGTGGCCTTTGTCCATCAGTTTCTGGCCGACGAAGGAATTGAACTTGTGGCGGAACGCGTTGGTGGCAATCAAGGAGTTAAGATCTGCTTCTTCACCGCCACAGGAAAAGTGCTGCTTAAGCCGGTGGCGAATCGCCAGATGAACGACATGATTCGGCAGGAAGTGCAATCACTACGAGAGCCTAAACAAACGGCGGCCCAGGCAGCAGGCGCTGTCACCCTGTTTGATTAA
- a CDS encoding chemotaxis protein CheW — MNEERAGAGMTSEADNGQFLTFTLQSEEYGIEILKVQEIKGFSKITPIPNAPAYVRGVMNLRGTVVPIIDLRCRFSMTEKEYDQFTCIIVVNIGTRVVGLIVDTVSDVLNIPHDAIADPPDLATGGDNAFITGMGKLDERIVMLLDTSRLVNMAAIAGVDTAA, encoded by the coding sequence GTGAATGAAGAACGAGCGGGCGCCGGCATGACGTCCGAAGCAGACAATGGCCAATTTCTCACGTTCACCTTGCAGAGCGAAGAATATGGTATCGAAATCCTGAAAGTTCAGGAAATCAAAGGCTTCTCGAAGATCACGCCTATTCCCAATGCACCTGCCTATGTTCGCGGCGTGATGAACCTACGGGGAACGGTGGTTCCGATTATCGATTTGCGTTGCCGCTTTTCGATGACGGAAAAAGAATACGACCAGTTCACTTGCATCATCGTTGTGAACATCGGAACCCGGGTTGTCGGCCTGATTGTCGATACGGTGTCCGATGTTCTTAACATTCCGCACGACGCCATTGCAGATCCGCCAGATTTGGCCACCGGCGGCGACAACGCATTTATTACCGGGATGGGCAAGCTTGATGAACGTATCGTCATGCTGTTGGACACCTCTCGGCTTGTCAACATGGCTGCTATTGCCGGTGTCGACACGGCGGCTTAA
- a CDS encoding protein-glutamate methylesterase/protein-glutamine glutaminase has protein sequence MRKIKVLVVDDSALIRQLLTKILGSQANIEVVGTAADPMIAWKKIQECHPDVLTLDVEMPKMDGLTFLSKLMARRPMPVVMVSSLTLRGAETTLKALELGAIDFVEKPSIDIANGTARVSEEIVDKVLIAAASKVRGRSNPVVHVEESPILRSSSSLKEATDKVIAIGASTGGTEALAQLLPALPSDAPGTVVVQHMPKSFTTAFAKRLDGLCRMRVKEAEDGDRILRGRVLLAPGDQHMEVVRQGAAYYVRLNHQPLVNGFRPSVDVLFHSCAHHLGPHVSAAILTGMGRDGAQGMLAMRDNGAHTIAQNEETCVVFGMPKEAIAAGGAVMIRPLGQIARELIRSLN, from the coding sequence ATGCGTAAAATCAAAGTGTTAGTAGTCGACGACTCGGCGTTAATACGCCAACTGCTAACGAAAATACTCGGGTCTCAAGCGAATATTGAAGTCGTCGGAACGGCGGCTGACCCCATGATTGCTTGGAAGAAAATTCAAGAGTGCCACCCCGATGTCCTCACACTCGATGTCGAAATGCCCAAGATGGATGGGCTCACATTTCTTTCGAAACTGATGGCCAGACGACCGATGCCGGTGGTGATGGTTTCGTCCTTGACCCTGCGCGGTGCGGAAACCACCTTGAAAGCATTGGAGCTGGGAGCGATTGATTTCGTAGAAAAGCCCTCGATTGATATTGCCAATGGGACGGCTCGGGTCAGTGAGGAGATCGTCGATAAAGTGCTGATAGCGGCAGCGTCGAAAGTGCGTGGCAGAAGCAATCCAGTGGTTCACGTCGAGGAATCGCCCATACTAAGGAGCAGTTCCAGCCTCAAAGAGGCGACCGACAAAGTTATCGCGATTGGCGCTTCCACCGGGGGAACAGAAGCATTAGCTCAGCTTTTGCCGGCACTGCCTAGCGACGCCCCGGGAACGGTGGTTGTGCAGCACATGCCCAAGAGCTTTACGACTGCCTTCGCGAAACGCCTGGATGGTCTGTGCCGCATGAGAGTGAAGGAAGCGGAAGATGGAGATCGCATTCTTCGCGGAAGAGTCCTTCTCGCGCCAGGAGATCAGCACATGGAAGTCGTGCGGCAAGGCGCGGCCTATTACGTCAGACTAAACCATCAACCTCTGGTGAATGGGTTTCGCCCTTCGGTCGATGTCTTGTTCCATTCATGCGCCCATCATCTTGGACCTCACGTTTCGGCTGCCATTTTGACCGGCATGGGGAGAGATGGCGCACAAGGGATGCTGGCGATGCGCGACAATGGTGCTCACACCATCGCCCAGAACGAAGAGACCTGCGTCGTGTTTGGCATGCCGAAAGAAGCGATTGCGGCAGGAGGGGCTGTTATGATAAGACCGCTTGGTCAAATTGCCCGAGAACTCATCCGTTCCTTAAATTAA
- a CDS encoding CheR family methyltransferase, giving the protein MALATELLSDRCFGDFKRLIYEKVGISLNESKRCLLSTRLSKRLRALGIDDPAEYFKLVMREGSEGDEMQELINCITTNKTDFMREPHHFRFLTEHCFPAAVNLSLKGEPRKLRIWCAASSNGHEPYSLALTVRDFPAFDPSWDIRILASDIDTRVLAKASEGVYPADELLVLEKTQLHRYFDRGTGSLSGKVRAKRTLRDLITFRQINLIESSWPIQTKFDVIFCRNVMIYFDLPTQRKVVEHLIRYLKPGGFLMLGHSESIQWTPCPLRSLGHTIFQLS; this is encoded by the coding sequence ATGGCTCTGGCCACTGAGTTGTTATCCGACCGATGTTTCGGAGACTTTAAGAGACTCATTTACGAGAAGGTCGGAATTTCGCTGAATGAATCGAAGCGTTGCCTTCTGTCGACACGGCTTTCCAAGCGATTACGTGCCCTCGGAATCGACGACCCTGCCGAGTACTTCAAGCTGGTGATGCGAGAAGGAAGCGAAGGGGACGAGATGCAAGAGTTAATCAATTGCATCACCACCAATAAAACGGACTTCATGCGAGAGCCGCATCACTTCCGTTTTTTAACCGAACATTGTTTTCCGGCGGCGGTCAACCTTTCCCTTAAAGGGGAACCACGCAAGCTGCGAATCTGGTGTGCCGCTTCCTCAAACGGGCACGAACCTTATTCGTTGGCGCTGACCGTGCGCGATTTCCCCGCTTTTGATCCATCCTGGGATATCCGAATTCTGGCTTCTGATATCGATACGCGGGTACTCGCGAAAGCCAGCGAGGGCGTCTACCCGGCCGATGAACTGTTGGTTCTCGAGAAAACTCAATTGCATCGTTATTTCGATCGCGGTACCGGCTCGCTATCGGGTAAAGTTCGCGCTAAGCGGACGCTACGCGATTTAATCACCTTTCGACAAATCAATCTCATCGAGAGCTCGTGGCCCATTCAAACGAAATTCGATGTTATCTTCTGCCGTAATGTGATGATCTACTTCGATCTACCTACGCAGCGGAAGGTGGTCGAGCATTTAATTCGCTACTTAAAGCCAGGTGGATTCTTAATGCTCGGACATTCCGAGAGTATCCAATGGACGCCATGCCCCCTGCGATCGTTAGGTCACACCATATTTCAGCTTAGCTGA
- a CDS encoding chemotaxis protein CheW, with the protein MSIVESLRPSSKQIVHMPNRRDVINVRGETVPLVFVHQLLGAPARSFDPCDGLVIVVEYNGRKFGLVVDELIGQLQVVMKSLEANYGRVNGIAGATILGDGRVAMIIDLAGIVRLASSLYMFFSSFWRLSSE; encoded by the coding sequence CTGAGCATCGTCGAATCACTTCGGCCTTCTTCGAAACAAATCGTTCACATGCCCAATCGCCGCGATGTCATCAACGTCCGTGGCGAGACGGTACCGCTTGTCTTTGTGCACCAATTATTGGGTGCGCCAGCACGTAGCTTCGATCCGTGCGATGGGCTTGTGATAGTGGTTGAATACAACGGTAGGAAGTTTGGACTCGTTGTTGACGAACTGATTGGTCAATTGCAGGTCGTCATGAAAAGCTTGGAAGCCAACTATGGGCGTGTGAATGGAATTGCTGGTGCGACCATCCTCGGAGATGGCCGAGTTGCGATGATTATTGACCTGGCTGGCATTGTACGGCTGGCTAGCTCACTTTACATGTTTTTCAGTAGTTTTTGGAGACTTTCAAGTGAATGA